Part of the Gallaecimonas pentaromativorans genome, TTTTTTGAGTCTACCCAACTGTGAGTGCCCACACAGATTACTTGGATTCAATTGTTAAAGAGCGTCGCTTTCTCAAGCGAGGAGGCGCATTCTACACCTCTCAGATTCAAAGTCAACACCTTGAATCGCAAAAAGTTAAGTTAACATGTTGTTATCACTTAACTTTTTACCCTTCGTTCTGCTCGCTTCAGCGCTGGCGTCCCGTCGGTGAAGTGGCATTATAGGGATGGCGCGCCGGCCTGCAAGGGGTATTTGAAAGTTTTCTTTCAACCGCTGTTTTATTAAACGAAAGGCGCAAGAAACGTTGGTTTATTAGACGAAAGGGGCCTCGAATGAGCCTTGAAAGCTATAAAGGTGTCCTGCCTGCCTTGGGCGATGGGACTTATGTACACGGTAGCTGTGTGCTGGTTGGCGATATTGTGGTCGGTAAGGACAGTTCCATCTGGCCTTTGGTGGCCGCCAGGGGGGATGTGAACCATATCCGCATCGGTGAGCGCTCCAATGTGCAGGACGGCACCGTACTGCACGTGACCCGCAAACATAAGGAAGTGCCAGAGGGTTACCCGCTTATCATCGGTGACGATGTGACGGTGGGACATAAATGCATGCTCCATGGCTGCCAACTGGGTAACCGCATTCTGGTGGGCATGGGCGCTATCGTGATGGACGGGGTAATAGTAGAAGACGATGTCATCATCGGTGCCGGTAGCCTGGTGCCGCCGGGCAAGCATTTGGCCTCGGGCTACCTTTATGTCGGCTCACCGGTAAAGCAGGTGCGCGCCCTTAATGAAGGTGAACGCGCTTTCTTGTCTGTCTCTGCCGACAACTACGTGCGGCTCAAGAACGAATACCTGGCTTAATCGAAATGCAGTTCGCCCTGGACATCCAGGGCTTCTGCGGCGATGGCTTCTTCTATGACTTCTTCCATGCGCAGCTGCTCACGGGCGATGAGATTCTCAGCCTGGGCGGCAAGCAGTTGTGGCTCGTCAAACCAGCTGGCATGGAAGAAACAGGGAATGCGCCAGCCGTTCAAAGTGGCATCGAGGCGGATGCTGCCGCTGGCCTCGTCAAAGACCGCGCTTTCGAGAAACTGGATGGCCTGGTTCATGCCCCCTCCTTCATCTGTACCAATACCTGCTGCCAGTCAGGCTCGATGCCTCGCCATAACCTGAAGCTTTCTGCCCCCTGGGCCACCAGCATGCCAAGACCATCACTGCTGTTCTTGCAGCCGTTATCCAAAGCCCAGCGCTCAAAGGCCGTGCCGCCGG contains:
- a CDS encoding DUF1488 family protein, producing the protein MNQAIQFLESAVFDEASGSIRLDATLNGWRIPCFFHASWFDEPQLLAAQAENLIAREQLRMEEVIEEAIAAEALDVQGELHFD
- a CDS encoding gamma carbonic anhydrase family protein is translated as MSLESYKGVLPALGDGTYVHGSCVLVGDIVVGKDSSIWPLVAARGDVNHIRIGERSNVQDGTVLHVTRKHKEVPEGYPLIIGDDVTVGHKCMLHGCQLGNRILVGMGAIVMDGVIVEDDVIIGAGSLVPPGKHLASGYLYVGSPVKQVRALNEGERAFLSVSADNYVRLKNEYLA